GACTGTTTTGAGTTTCCGTTCGTTAATTTGTTTGATCGTACGGTTAATAGTTAAACTGTTGTtgtccatggctttatagcctagtggcatcttgggggtgggaCAAAACTTTGGGatcaataggtcctgggttcgattcccacaaaggggggttttcccatatttattgggtttcctcctgaattggtgtagaggcattatgcctagtggagatggatatgatcgggtggttccgctggtggcacgatgatactccagtggtccgtcagtgatccaaatttgccgttcaaaaaaaaaatagttaaactGTTGTTGTTTAGTAAGATGTTTTGCTTTGTAGATCGTTTGTGATAGTTAATGTAGTTGTTTGTAAGTTTTGGGAGGTTGCTTGTGAACAGTTGGATGATTTATGAACAAAGTGGAgttaggggagtgggggtggtcactagtgatagaattccatcactcacaagcacccaatcaagttccgccatgtcatcaaccgtttttccatcactcacaaccttttttggtggcaatggtcatcactaacaacacccaacaataaacccccacaccccctcacatccatTTATCACGCTCAAGCCATAACGCGTTGATTTTATCACGGTCTTGAAATCATCACTCGTGAAAAAGTAGGTGGCGGTGGGAATTGTTCTTGTATCACGCGTTGAATTGATGTATCACGGTGGCATAGCGTGCCACCCCCACCGCCCTTAGGATGAGGATTTGATGAAATGGACTGTTGAGTTTTTGTTCGTTAATATGTTTGATATTGCGGTCATAGTTAAACTTTTGTTGTTTAGTTTGTTAATATGTTTGATATTGCGGTTATAGTTAAACTTCTGTTGTTTAGTAAGATGTTTTGCTTTGCAGATTGTTTGTGATAGTTATGGCGTTTGTTTTAAGTTTTGGGAGGTTAATTATGAGTACTTTGATGATTTATGAACAAAGTGGAGTTATGACGAGGATTTGGTGAAATGATGGACTGTTTTGAGTTtttgtttgttaatttgtttGATCGTATGGTTAATAGTTAAACTGTTATTGTTTAGTAAGATGTTTTGCTTTGTGGATTGTTTTTGTGATAGTTATGGTAGCTGTTTGTAAGTTTTGGGAGGTTGCTTGTGAACAGTTGGATGATTTATAAACAAAGTGGAgttatgatgatgatttgatgagATGATGGACTGGTTTGAGTTtttgtttgttaatttgtttGATCGTACGGTTAATAGTTAAACTGTCATCATTTAGTAAactgttttgctttgtaaattgTTAATCTGTTTGTGATAGTTATggcatagttgttaaaagccatcgcctcttgcgcctaggcccatttttcaggcgaggTGAGGCAGTTGCGCTTTTAGTcgaggaaattgcgctttaattctcgaGGTGATGGTTCAGGCGCACATTCCGGCGAGATTCCGGAGAGCttccggccaaattctctaaattccaacaagattctagccagatttctatttttattcaaggaaaactactttataacactaatacactaatattttgGTACTAGTTAGATGATATAAAGTGTTACATAATAgactttgtttattttatttgaagaatagtattctttttctaatacataatatatttttaaatttttgtcattatgcgctttatttttctcaggccctcgctttttttgcgctttgcgcctaggccccaggcaAGGCCagtgcgccttgagtgcgcctagtgcctttaataactatgagtTATGgtgtttatttgttaattttGGGAGCTTGTTTGTGAGTAGTTGATGATTTATGGACAAAGATTTCTTGGTAAATAGTTATGATATTAATACATTTAGGAGCTTAGATATGAATTGTTGGACGCTTATAAACAAAGTGTAGTTACAATGATGATTCGATGAAATGATGGACTGTTTTGTCATCTTGATTCTTGCAGCTGAGGAATTGAAGCCTAAGAAGTTTTTTGTACAACATGTGGATACTGTGAGCAGCTCTGACGTTGCTGTTGATATTCTTCAGTCATTTGTTGCTAGTAAGGTGATATTTGAGTAATTGTAATCTTAATGGCCTATATGTTTTGTGTTTAGCCATAATGCTGGCATCCATAAGACAATCcttttgtttattgattgtttactGTTTTGTCAAGCAGCCTGATTCTGCTGATCCGCTTAATTCTAAAGCAAAAGTTGAGGACCAGAGGCGTAGTAATAAGACTGATAATGTAAGATCTGTCTTTGCCCTGTACTTAACATATTGCATTTTGTAACCCACATGTACTTACATTTTGATCTATGTTAAATCGCATACATTTGTATACCATGCCTTTCGTGCATCTTGATTTGTTTGGTTGGTGTCGAAATGTTAAAGTCTCAAGTCAAGAATTATCTTTTTACTATCTTTCTGTGCTCAACTGAGAGATTTGCTGCTTGATGATATGTATAGGCCTTCTATTGAAATTTGAGGGAAAGAGTTAACCATCTTCTTTTATCATAGTGTAAAAATAGTTTTGAATCATCACCCATGATTCACTTGTGCTTTGATAGTTAAGAACCGTGCTAGTTTGACTACACAATACACACCAAattttttagggtaaattacacttttcgtcctttatgtttgtaccggattgcaacggatagcctttaacttcaataattacagtcacaatcctttatttgtaaaaccgattacactctacgtcctttagcactaacctggATAAATTTTTTTGTTAAGTTTATTCACTCAAGGGTATTAAGGTCaattcatgtttttatttaaatgtttaataaataaaacaaaaaaattgcATATGCACATCATCTTCCCCAATTTCCTAACCCTAAAACCCTACCCACCACACCACCTCATCCTCCCAACCTCTGCAACTCCCTCATCGATCCCCTTCCCTGGCGTTACTCTCCTTCATCGATCCCCTTCCCCTCCTGCCCTGCAACCAACCAAGCGAACCAAACCCACCATCCAAGAAGAATTCGAACAACAAAAGCGCCGATCCgaacaatcaaaccctaacccctCATCCTCCAACCCCTCACCCTCCGCCGACGACTCCTCCCGCCACCACCGCTCCTACCATGACCACCGTGATAGAGACAGAGAACGAGAATCTGAACAACGGTGAAACGATCCGGTGAGCCTGAACTGTATCGGGTGTACGAAGGGAGGGGGTCAACAGTAATAGATAGCGGTTGTTTTGTTCGGATTGGTGATACTGATATTGATGGTAAAGAGGGTCTGGTTCATGTGTTACAGATGCGGTTAAACTCGATCAAAAGGTTTTCGTGAAGGTGATTTCAGTTTCGGGTCAGAAATTGTCGCTTTCGATGAGAGATGTTGATCAGAACTCCGGTAAGGACTTGTTGCCGTTAAACAAAGCTGTTGAATTAAAATCTAAGACGGGATTCTTAGAGATGAAGGTCAGCGAAGAAGATGCGGTTTCTGGTTCTCGGATGCGTTTGAAGAGAATGAATTCTCCAGAGAGATGGGAGGCGAATCAGTTAATTGCTTCGGGTGTTTTAACTGCAAAAGATTATCCATTGTATGATGAAGAAACTACAGACACAATGGTTTCTCAGTAAGAAGACGGTGACAAGGATATTGAGGTCGAGTTAAACATTTaaattattttttgttttatttattaaacatttaaataaaaacatgaattgaccataatacccttaagtgaataaaCTTAACAAACTTTTTTAACCAgcttagtgctaaaggacgtagagtgtaacgagttttgcaaataaaggattgtgactgtaattattgaagttaaaggctatccgttgcaatccagtacaaacataaaggacgagaagtgtaatttacccaattTTTTATCAAtgagtgacatcaatgttttagTCCATGCATATAGTAAGGTGCAACCTTCTAACAGTTCTATTAAGACTGATATGCTTTGTTGGTATACATGATAACTGTTTTCCATGTATTTTTCTGCTGAAGTAGCTTTTATGTTAGATGCTGAACTTCTGTTTTGATTTGTTTGCAGAAACAGAAGCAGCTGCTGGTAAAAGCTAAAGAAACACAAGAGGTGAGTTTAAATGCATTTACTTGTTTCACTTTAACTTCTCCTTTTCTTTGTTTTAGTCTTCTTGCCACAGTTCTATAATGTTTTTTCTTCCACTACGGATATATATTCATCCCAATACGTTTTGCCTAATTATATCCTATAACCTATTTTTctcttttgctttttttttttctacttttgCACCATGTGATTATTGAAAAGTATTTTTCTTGTGGTATTAATGACCGGTTTTCTACCAAATAGTAGACAAAAAGGATAGGGTTGAAAGTTAGAAATTATTGCTACTGTATTGTGCAAGGAAATGATGTTATTAGTATATGGCTTTCACATTATAAAACGGTTCATGTTTTGCACTTGATGATGTAGTCACTTCTTGGCTTTCCATTATATAGCATGGATTACAACTTACAAGGTGTCAGTTTCAACCCTATTATATGTAAATGGGTCCATTCGGACTATAAAAGTGAGGCTACACAGATaaaatatagagtaaactgccattttggtccctgtggtttggtcaattttgccactttagttcaaaactcaaactttttgcatctgggtccctgtggtttcagttttattgccattttggtccaaaaatgaaatcaggtcatatttgtcttataaaatcctgttattttgtcattttccgcaggagcaaaatgatcatttcttttttataaataaataccatattttataagaaaaatatgacctgatttgcccccgaggaaaatgacaaaattgcaggattttataagacaagtatgacctgatttcatttttggaccaaaatggcaataaaactgaaaccacaaatgcaaaaggtttgagttttggactaaagtagcaaaagtaaccaaacctcagggaccaaaatggcagtttactctaaaatataTAATAAGGTAATGTTATAGTAGGTCGATGGGTTAGATACTTAGATGGGTTGAAAGTCACCTACTGTGTATTTGAATGCTCACAATATTCTAAATCGTTTTATTAAAAAAGTTGGCGTATTTATTGTGATATTATAGTTTTTGTAATGTAAttatattatttagtttattacATGAATTAGTTACAAAAACCATTTATATTTATACATGATGGTTGGTATATTAGATGCTGATTCTGTAGTAATATTTGTGCACCAGCTTTTGGCTAAGAATGCTCGTTTTAAGCAAATATGGAAAAGCCGAAAGGGGACAGACACTGCTGTATCTGATGATGCACTGCATGACATGTGCCGTCTGTATGATGTTGAGCGTGTGGATGTTGGGGAGACCAGTGCGGTACATGAACAAGAGTAAGTATCGGTTTTACactttttatttatttgcaaGCGAAAAAAGAACTAGTTTCAAAAGTTACAGGCCAAACGGGTCAAGAGTTGACCAAAGAGTATTTGAATGTTAAAACTTCGTGAATTAGTTTattcaaaatatattattaatttatCATTGAAATTATATACTTTCTGCAACTATATATGACATTCGATTTGTTCATAAAAAAACTAATTATCAATAATATCAAAGAAGAAAGAACAACTTGGTGGCTACTCTAGAgtaacttttttatttatttattgagtGATTTGCAAATTTTGTCCTGTATCTTTATACCCAATTTCAAGCgttgtcctttgtctttaaaattgatgggttttgtactttatgtttcagATTGTTGCACGGTTTGTTCTTTATGCCTAACTAAGTTTGTTTTTAACGTTAAAAGATATCATGTGCATATCACATATGGGTACTTTTGTAATTTTACCTATTTAATTATAATAAGATtaagtaaaaaacaaaaagaataaatatatataaaacaaaaatattatctcTCTCAACACTCTTTCTCTCACtaaaatctctctctctctcctctctcagCAACTAACTATGAGACTCCATGTTCAAACTCAAAAATTAAAGATTGTAATCTGCAAATCAATTTTTTAAAGCCCAAAATCTAGATGATGACCAATCAATTCATCCATTATATAACCagaaatcatcaattcttggtaCTCAGATTCAAGAACCAATCCAGTTTCAAAATTACACCCTTTCAAAAAACCCACATCAAAAATCTCAAACCAACAAAACCCACTTCAAAAATCTCAAACCCGCTTAAAGAACCATCTCGCCGCCGCGGCTCCTACTCCAACGTCGTCCCAGCCGGTCACCGGAATCGTTTCTGCCACTCTCTGCCAAGGCGGTTATGCTATTTTTCAGTTTTTGAGTTCTTGGATAATTGAGTTTTTGGGGTCGATTTGTTAAGGTTTGAGTTGTTGAGTTTTTGGACCGGTTTGTAGGGCATTGGCGCCAGTGAGCAGGTTGTGgcggtggtgatgggtggtgctGATGGCAGCAGGTGGTGTGTGGGATGaatggtggtagtggtggtggtaagTAGGAGAGAGGAGGTGAGAAATCAGAGAGAATTTGAGAGATTTTAGAGTGTGTTTTAGTTATAttagtttttcttttttaattcttTGTTTATGAagtattttataataaaatggttAGTTTGTACATAATTATAAAATGACAACAttgccctcatgtgccttgcacatgaacAGATTTAACGAagaaaattaactgggttagcgctaaaggacataacgtgtagcatttgaaaacattaagtacaaaattcaTGAAATTTAAAGACAAGGGACACCGCCTGAAATTGGGTctgaagataaaggacaaaacttgcaattcgctcttatttatttttgttattttttttatactTTATCCCTTTCACTTTCAGTTTTTACAAAGACCCGTTTaactttctaaaaactttatgcaatgtcattttgacccccctcgagttttaagtgcttatttttgtatatatacgtgtcggtataaacttaAGTTGGTTTACACTTCAACGTAAATTCTGTCgcgtcaaatataatacgttttcgtacTTATTTCTATGTGTGTTTTCAGTTGGTTTATTTTTTGATGTTAATTTTGTTCGAAACGAGTgcggtcaaatataatacgttttcattagacGGTGTAACTTCGAGTTATTTACGTTTCGACGCCGTGGCAACGCGCGTGAAAAATTTACTAGTTATTTTTAATATTCAATTTTAATGCTGATCCAGAGACGAAGAGGATCTGAGACTAATGTACAGTTTCTTGCCTCTATTACAAGAGTTCGTTCCAAGTGCTGCAGAGGAAATTGAATCTGATATCGATTATCACACGATAAAACAAGGTCTTCAAACTTTCTACTTATGTTCATTGATtggtaaaaaaataattttttaaatctttttgtcaAAACATCATATAATCGATACTTTGATGGTTAAACAGCGTCAAAGGATGACTATGTATACGATTTGTATGCTGTCAAGGATGACAGTATCAGCATGATGGAGGAAAACGCTTCGTCCCCATTTCCATTGTAAGGatatgacacgtgtctttatgtTTCGTTAACTTACCTCAATGCCCTTACCTTATAAAATCTGGTCATGTATTTTGGTTACAGTGTTAAAGTTGACGACGATGATGATTTCTATGACGGCCCAGATAATTCAGACTACGCAACTGATGATTCTAACGGTTAGATTTCGTTACACATACGACCCATTCATGTTATGTTTCATCTCTAACGTGCCAGAAGGTGTTTCTTATGCTCTGTTTGTTTCTTTTGGGAGTTCAGCTGAAGACAACCCTCTGAATGATTAtcctgatgaagaagaagacgaAGATGAGGATGAAGATAGTAGTAAAAGCAGTGAAGAAAACTCGGAGGAAGATGAGAGTGAATCGTCAAGATCTGAAGCGATAAGAGACCAAGATCTGTCAGACGATGATATGCTGATGAATGACGATGAAGATtacgaggatgatgatgatgaagaggatgagAGTTATTGGTAAAGAGTTGTGTTTGGCAACGAGGTTAGAGTTACTTGTGATTGTATATGAAATGCGTTATTGATAATACCTAGTTCGCGTAGACCAAAAGTAGTTGGATATTGGTGGCATGTTCTTGTCCTATTCCTTTGTGAAACCTTAGGGATTATAATGTGGATGGTTTTGATCAATTTActgatttgggtttttttttttttaatttttttttaatctctAACCGGTTAACTGAAGTATTAATGTGTCTTGTTCTACATATTGACGAGTACATACACTTTTGATCTTTAAGTTGAAAACTGTTCAATCATAACGCAAACAAAAAGAAGCCGCAACTTGAAACTTAAGTTTTTCAGAATCCAGCCTCAACTTATATGTGGGTAATAGCCGGAATTTGATACCGCTTTCTACTTACGGAAGAAACTTGCAAGGAAACGTTCACacgtagggctgtaaacgagtcgagccAGGGTGGGGTCGAGCTCAAGCTCGAAATTAATTCAGGCGGTTAAACTTGGCTTGAACTTTACGTCGGAGTTAAACGAGCCTAAGAACGAGCCAACGAGCCGAGCCATAGGCCGAGCCGAGCTTAGTTCGAGCTGGGCTTAGTTACAAAATGAGCCAGCTTGGTTCACGTCATCTCAAATTGAGTTTTTTTAGCTAGTTTTTCTCGAGCTTCTTTCGAGCGAGCTACGAGTCGCGAGCTTTATGAACAGCCCTATTCACACGTTTCCGAGTGGCACGTTCGTGTTTGTAGATGCTTGTATGCTCTCACAAAAAGGAGCTGCTACATGAAACTTAAGCTTTCAGAATCCGGCCTCAACTTATATGTGGGTAATAGCCGGAATTTGATACCGCTTTCTAGTTACGCAAGAAACTTGCAAGAAAACGTTCACACGTTCCGAGTGGCATGTTCGTGTTTGTAGATGTTTGTATGCTCTCACAAAAAGGAGCTACTACTTGAAACTTAAGTTTTCAAATGTCTTGCTACATGTTTGTGTGCCCTCACATGTTCATGTGTAATAAGTTTGCATGTTcacacttttttttttgaacggccaacggaAATTTTATTAAAGCCCAAGATTAACAACTAGTTAACCCGAAAATTATCAATCAATACATCTACCGACCTCAAACAATAAAACACGACAAATCAAAATTACACCAATCCGTCCATGTTACCGAACTCGCTTTCGCCCGACTTCTCAACCAAAGGAATCCAAGAGCTCTAATTTCGTCTTTAATCCTCCCAACAATAGGCTGCTTGCTATTGAAAATAAGATCATTGCGAGCTTTCCATATACACCACATAGTCGTCTGAAGCACTAGATAAATCACCTTTTTCCATTTGCTCGACCCTTGCATATACTTGTGGATATTGACCAAGTCTTTCGGCTCTAAGACGATTAGCGGCTGCAACAAAGTTCCAAACCTCCTGGGCAAAATGACACACGAACAGAACATGGCTTGCATCTTCGTCACCAACATCGCAAAACCGACAAAGAGTAGACCCAAACCGCACGTTCCTGCGATCCAGATCGATCAGGGTCGGGATTCTATTTAGCGCCACACGCCATACAAAATAGTTTACTTTTGAAGGAACCCAAGAATTCCACGCAAAACCGGTACCCAGATCACTATACGAAACCTGCTGGATACGAGCTCTTTGACTACGTACCGAGAAGTTCCCCGAGCGCTCAGCACACCATTTCCTCCTATCATTACCTGTGAGCTCTGTAATCGCTGCTAAGGCTTGAGAGAGAGCAGACAATTCAGCCACTTCCTCTGGACCAGTAGGCTGCCTAGACCAGTTGAAATTTAGAACCATCATGCCCTCCACCAAAGAAATTCTGTCCATCAGTTTCACATTTTTTCTCACCTCGAGACTGAATAAGCGCGGGAATTCAACACACAACAGGGCACCGTTTAACCACCACTCCTTCCAAAAGAAAACATTACTGATGCTACCTGGAACAACTTTGAATAAATGCACCAGGTTTATACCCATCCCCGCTAGCTCGTCAGAAATTTTAAACACTTGTTTCCAAGGTCCGGCTTGTGATATTTTTATATGATGTATGAACATAATCTTAACAAATATATTAAAAAGATGCAAAAGAAGGGTCTTCATTATTATACTCAGATTCATTATCATTTGATCATAACTTATAAGTCTCGTAATAACTATataatgttaaaaaaaagtttaaaaacagATTATATAATCAAACGATGAGCAAAACTTCGTTAATATTTAGAAACACCAGACCGAATTCGACGAATTCACACATGACAAATTAATTAAAATCCAAACAAAATCTTTGTGAATATTAATATCTTTTCAGTCACGGAATCGGTTGATAAATGAAAACACTTATAAACCAGGAATCACTCGATACACTCCTTCAAAACAACAATCTATCCGTTTGAGCTAAACAAAACAACCTCAACGTCCTGTCAAATTCACAACAGAACCAAAACCGTTCATTTTTGGTCTTTGTTCCTCGatacaaaccaacaaaaaacaTGAACGCCTAGGATCGAACATGCAGATTCAGTAGAGTGCACAAATGGTTGCAGTAACTCGTGTTCAAACTAACCTTTCTAAAAGGCGAGACATTATTTTCTAATTGAAGATGCTTCAGTGTATGATTTTCTTGCAATCAAGCTAAATTAGAGACAAATACGTCATGTCACCGCATGAAGGGAAGCAACCATCTCATTTCCGACCCGTTTCCATTTGCAAGATAATATAACTTTTTCCATCCCTCTTCTGAAAATGCTTCACGGCGTATCAGTCTTTGCCTGTCACAAACAATAATAAGCGTTACACAAAACAAGATCATATTAGTTGTTTCTTAGTTGCTTCACGACATCTCGTCAAAGTCCTTAACTAACTCTTAAGGCCTCTGCGCTAGATAATTAGACGGTGCTGACATGACGACATACCTGAGGTAATAGTGTGAAACAACAGCAGCTTCATC
This genomic stretch from Helianthus annuus cultivar XRQ/B chromosome 8, HanXRQr2.0-SUNRISE, whole genome shotgun sequence harbors:
- the LOC110873209 gene encoding RNA-directed DNA methylation 4 → MAEEAVTSSSTALLKDDKPKLVVVRVKRKSYQSPLEAFWLEINERPVKRPLLDFAKLSINDSASKAEELKPKKFFVQHVDTVSSSDVAVDILQSFVASKPDSADPLNSKAKVEDQRRSNKTDNKQKQLLVKAKETQELLAKNARFKQIWKSRKGTDTAVSDDALHDMCRLYDVERVDVGETSAVHEQEDEEDLRLMYSFLPLLQEFVPSAAEEIESDIDYHTIKQASKDDYVYDLYAVKDDSISMMEENASSPFPFVKVDDDDDFYDGPDNSDYATDDSNAEDNPLNDYPDEEEDEDEDEDSSKSSEENSEEDESESSRSEAIRDQDLSDDDMLMNDDEDYEDDDDEEDESYW